A genomic window from Carassius carassius chromosome 29, fCarCar2.1, whole genome shotgun sequence includes:
- the ctso gene encoding cathepsin O, whose amino-acid sequence MAFILTLVALIIYHELLTGSNSVELTRKNLTDGERLKTFQRGHENNEHYQTRLHFQNSFKRQAFLNSVLKRSNQSARYGINQFSDLSPQQFKERYLTARTETAPKFDPSRSGIQVKNSYPPKFDWRDHGIVGPVRNQESCGGCWAFSVVEAIETVSAKDGGRLQQLSVQQVIDCSYENEGCNGGSPVLALDWLAQTKLKLVNEAEYPFKDMAGICQFFPQSHAGVAVRNYSAYDFSGQEKVMMSVLVESGPLVVIVDAISWQDYLGGIIQHHCSSHNANHAVLITGYDTTGEVPYWIVRNSWGTSWGDNGYAYIKIGNDMCGIADNVAAVFV is encoded by the exons ATGGcgtttattttaacattagttgCTTTGATAATTTACCATGAACTACTCACGGGATCCAACAGCGTCGAACTAACCAGGAAAAATCTGACGGACGGAGAACGACTGAAGACTTTTCAGCGAGGACATGAAAACAATGAACACTATCAGACACGGCTTCATTTTCAG AACTCCTTCAAGAGACAAGCCTTTCTGAATTCAGTACTGAAGAGATCAAACCAGTCTGCACGTTATGGCATCAACCAGTTCTCAGACTTATCTCCACAGCAATTCAAAG AGCGATATCTCACAGCCCGGACTGAGACTGCTCCAAAGTTTGACCCCTCTAGGTCTGGAATTCAAGTTAAGAACAGTTATCCACCCAAGTTTGATTGGAGGGACCATGGAATTGTCGGACCAGTCCGAAACCAGGAGTCG TGTGGAGGATGCTGGGCCTTCAGTGTGGTGGAGGCCATTGAAACGGTATCTGCTAAAGATGGTGGGAGACTGCAGCAGCTCAGTGTGCAGCAGGTTATAGACTGCTCTTATGAAAACGAGGGCTGCAATGGCGGATCTCCTGTTTTAGCTCTGGATTGGTTGGCACAG ACCAAACTGAAGTTGGTGAATGAGGCGGAGTATCCCTTCAAAGACATGGCTGGGATCTGCCAGTTCTTTCCTCAGTCTCACGCTGGAGTGGCAGTGAGGAATTACTCGGCTTATGACTTCAG TGGACAGGAGAAGGTGATGATGAGTGTGCTGGTGGAGTCGGGTCCTCTTGTTGTCATTGTGGATGCCATCAGCTGGCAGGATTACCTGGGTGGCATCATTCAGCACCACTGCTCCAGCCACAACGCTAACCATGCTGTCCTGATCACTGGTTATGATaccacag GGGAAGTGCCATATTGGATAGTACGCAATTCATGGGGGACCTCATGGGGTGACAATGGATATGCTTACATAAAAATAGGGAATGACATGTGTG GCATTGCGGACAACGTTGCTGCTGTTTTTGTGTAA